The following coding sequences lie in one Spinacia oleracea cultivar Varoflay chromosome 1, BTI_SOV_V1, whole genome shotgun sequence genomic window:
- the LOC110777835 gene encoding protein FAR1-RELATED SEQUENCE 5-like: protein MEGIDLNETVTIEDCNEDTGATDKNSNPPTVGFEMFMKSNNLKQEYKAIGVNRKGTGDLEPKSHMMELIRLKCKKGGTDVGSNVTGCKMFVYGKIKDDKFTILKCELEHNHALNPDCSRMMVNYRNIDSTTFKRAMINDMGGVSISKNYGTQFIEKGGFDNIAFNQRDLRNAISVERRKSRFQDSDAAGLDQYFKAQRELNSEFYCSIQKDDDGVFANAFWSDARSRGTCKYFGDVITFDTTFSCNRFRMPFAPFIGVNHHGKSIIFAAALISHEDAPTFVWVFEEFLKCMGKAPKGILTDQDRAIGKAIKQVFLGVPHRLCLWHMLQNATKALGSRKDWPKIDTLIRTAIHDLLDPDEFDEAWTHVMEEYRLSGPGWMKDAYELRRQWAPAYNRGKFWAGMSSTQRSEGMNRFFKTHVNLECGLVLFIKNYEWCMRIKAEEEKQDNYDSIDKIPRLEPDKSVLVEYVLVKSYTNEKFAEVVAERKGLMHTNVTKIDALGTVSFYRADEKLTSPFWRKRFKQYNVKVDKVKGELHCSCNLFEFTGILCRHILKAMDVEDFQVLPEKYILPRWMKQVRSYESLQVSYFDPLESSRLAKAKELSQRQNYLYEMAMRSEEALKLYKEAMDVVRLKMEDAIGIRKTGDTGDDSIFWWDPDARNVFGRRRLRPREFNERALLMNAEEVVGEDVLKTPVDKRHTGRAKTKRNTPFDKSAAGPSKKNQTTQEELAAKEALISSAFGNIPSYRARRDHANNVAGPYLDTGLNNGVLFEDIPQGSQINFSQDNSQAFSNLESYPWCTRL from the exons ATGGAAGGAATAGACCTTAATGAAACTGTAACAATTGAAGATTGTAATGAGGATACCGGTGCAACTGATAAGAACTCCAATCCCCCTACCGTAG GTTTTGAGATGTTTATGAAAAGTAATAATTTGAAACAAGAGTATAAGGCTATTGGAGTGAATAGGAAAGGTACTGGAGATCTTGAGCCAAAGTCTCACATGATGGAATTAATAAGATTAAAATGTAAGAAGGGAGGCACGGACGTTGGGTCCAATGTAACTGGTTGTAAAATGTTCGTTTATGGTAAAATTAAAGACGATAAGTTTACCATATTGAAGTGTGAGTTGGAACACAATCATGCTCTAAATCCAGATTGTAGTAGAATGATGGTTAACTATAGGAATATTGATAGTACGACGTTTAAAAGAGCGATGATTAATGACATGGGTGGTGTTAGCATTAGCAAAAACTATGGTACTCAATTCATTGAAAAGGGTGGGTTTGACAATATCGCATTCAACCAGAGGGACCTTAGGAATGCGATAAGTGTAGAACGGCGTAAGTCTAGGTTTCAGGATTCTGATGCAGCAGGATTAGATCAATATTTTAAAGCGCAACGGGAATTGAATTCTGAATTTTATTGCTCCATCCAAAAAGACGATGATGGTGTATTTGCAAACGCATTTTGGTCCGATGCGCGAAGTAGAGGGACATGCAAGTATTTTGGAGATGTAATCACATTCGATACAACCTTTTCATGCAACAG GTTCCGTATGCCCTTTGCACCATTTATTGGTGTAAACCACCATGGAAAGTCAATTATATTTGCGGCAGCACTTATATCCCACGAAGATGCGCCAACATTTGTTTGGGTGTTCGAAGAATTCCTGAAGTGTATGGGTAAGGCTCCTAAGGGCATCCTAACGGACCAAGACAGGGCAATAGGTAAAGCAATTAAGCAAGTGTTCCTTGGCGTGCCGCACAGACTATGTCTATGGCACATGCTCCAAAATGCTACGAAAGCGCTTGGTAGTCGTAAGGACTGGCCGAAGATTGATACCCTAATACGTACTGCCATACACGATTTGCTTGATCCTGACGAGTTTGATGAAGCATGGACTCATGTGATGGAAGAATACCGTCTAAGCGGTCCTGGGTGGATGAAGGATGCGTACGAACTGAGGCGTCAGTGGGCTCCGGCGTACAACAGAGGAAAGTTTTGGGCTGGTATGTCTTCTACACAAAGAAGTGAAGGTATGAACCGATTCTTCAAAACTCATGTTAACTTAGAATGCGGTTTGGTTTTGttcattaaaaattatgagTGGTGCATGAGGATAAAAGCTGAGGAAGAGAAGCAGGATAATTATGATAGCATTGATAAGATTCCCCGTCTTGAGCCGGATAAGAGTGTGTTAGTTGAATATGTGCTGGTTAAGTCGTACACTAATGAGAAGTTTGCGGAGGTGGTGGCAGAGCGTAAGGGGTTGATGCACACTAATGTCACTAAAATCGATGCTCTCGGTACCGTGTCATTCTATAGAGCAGATGAGAAATTGACATCCCCATTCTGGCGGAAAAGGTTCAAACAGTACAACGTCAAAGTGGATAAGGTTAAGGGTGAATTACATTGCTCGTGCAACTTGTTTGAATTCACGGGCATACTATGTAGGCACATATTGAAGGCAATGGATGTTGAAGATTTTCAAGTTCTTCCTGAAAAATACATTTTACCACGTTGGATGAAACAAGTGAGGTCGTATGAAAGTCTTCAGGTTTCTTACTTTGACCCATTAGAGTCATCTCGGTTAGCGAAAGCCAAAGAGTTGTCACAAAGGCAAAATTACCTGTATGAGATGGCCATGCGTAGTGAAGAAGCTTTGAAATTGTACAAAGAGGCTATGGATGTTGTTCGTCTTAAAATGGAGGATGCAATCGGAATACGAAAGACGGGTGACACGGGTGACGATTCAATATTTTGGTGGGATCCCGATGCCCGTAATGTGTTTGGTCGTCGTAGGCTACGACCAAGAGAATTCAACGAAAGGGCTCTTTTGATGAACGCTGAGGAGGTTGTTGGCGAAGACGTCTTAAAGACCCCGGTTGATAAAAGGCATACTGGAAGGGCAAAGACTAAAAGAAATACGCCATTTGATAAAAGTGCTGCTGGGCCGTCGAAGAAGAACCAAACAACACAAGAGGAATTAGCCGCGAAAGAG GCGCTAATTTCCTCCGCATTTGGTAACATTCCTAGTTATCGTGCTAGGCGTGACCACGCAAATAACGTGGCAGGACCGTATCTGGATACGGGATTGAACAACGGAGTTTTGTTCGAAGATATTCCTCAAGGGTCCCAAATCAACTTTTCTCAAGATAATTCACAAGCATTCAGTAATCTTGAGAGTTACCCGTGGTGCACAAGACTATGA